In the genome of Pseudomonadota bacterium, one region contains:
- a CDS encoding DUF1501 domain-containing protein, whose translation MNRRQLLTRLAALGGGGLVAGAVPGIFQQALAADGAANERILVVFEMSGGNDGLNSIVPYADDTYYKLRPRIAIKKDKLLALDDHFGFNPGMLGMQRLWNDGKLAIVHGAGYAQPSFSHFTSMAYWHTAAPNSGDEYGWCGRLADTLAPKPVPNFLVNVDTTQSLAVRSRVHTPVVFDEPERFARLGMKQERAVLDYVSSSAGGNASLEYLEQVARSADEASQLVRDAWAKYKTPVDYGLVPAQLPKVAACIAAGLPARIYYLAYRNNAFDTHVQQPDLHQRLLSYVADGIHGFQRDLERLGVADRVTTMIFSEFGRRAPENTNGGTDHGAANNMFMVGSKVRGGHYGQPVSLTNLDEGDNLVYTTDFRRVYATAIDHWLQPGAAKAVLKGEFESLPIFG comes from the coding sequence ATGAACCGTCGCCAACTCCTCACCCGCCTCGCCGCCCTCGGTGGCGGCGGCCTGGTCGCCGGCGCCGTGCCCGGCATCTTTCAACAGGCGCTGGCCGCCGATGGCGCCGCCAACGAACGCATCCTGGTGGTGTTCGAAATGTCGGGCGGCAACGATGGCTTGAACAGCATCGTGCCCTACGCCGACGACACCTACTACAAGCTGCGCCCGCGCATCGCCATCAAGAAGGACAAGCTGCTCGCGCTCGATGACCACTTCGGCTTCAACCCCGGCATGCTCGGCATGCAGCGCTTGTGGAACGACGGCAAGCTCGCCATCGTGCACGGCGCGGGTTATGCGCAGCCCTCGTTCTCGCATTTCACCTCGATGGCCTACTGGCACACCGCCGCGCCGAATTCCGGCGATGAATACGGCTGGTGCGGCCGCCTGGCCGACACCCTGGCGCCCAAGCCGGTGCCGAACTTCCTGGTCAATGTCGACACCACCCAGAGCCTCGCGGTGCGCAGCCGCGTGCACACGCCGGTGGTGTTCGACGAACCGGAGCGGTTCGCGCGCCTCGGCATGAAACAGGAACGCGCGGTGCTCGACTACGTGTCGAGTTCGGCCGGCGGCAACGCAAGTCTCGAGTATCTCGAGCAGGTGGCGCGCAGCGCCGACGAGGCGTCGCAGCTGGTGCGTGACGCGTGGGCGAAATACAAGACGCCGGTGGACTATGGCCTGGTGCCCGCGCAATTGCCCAAGGTCGCGGCCTGCATCGCCGCCGGCCTGCCGGCGCGCATCTACTACCTTGCGTACCGCAACAACGCCTTCGACACCCATGTGCAGCAACCCGATCTGCACCAGCGCCTGCTGAGCTACGTGGCCGATGGCATCCACGGCTTTCAACGCGATCTCGAGCGCCTGGGCGTGGCCGACCGCGTGACCACCATGATCTTTTCCGAGTTTGGTCGACGTGCACCGGAAAACACCAATGGCGGCACTGACCATGGCGCCGCCAACAACATGTTCATGGTCGGCAGCAAGGTGCGTGGCGGGCATTATGGCCAGCCGGTCAGCCTCACCAATCTCGACGAGGGCGACAACCTGGTCTACACCACCGACTTCCGTCGCGTGTACGCCACCGCCATCGACCACTGGCTGCAGCCGGGCGCCGCCAAGGCGGTGCTCAAAGGTGAATTCGAGAGCTTGCCGATTTTCGGTTGA
- a CDS encoding NIPSNAP family protein produces the protein MSIYERRTYSVIVGQMQEVIRVYSEVGYPMFEAGGFAKNLVGYFISDTGPLHQLIHIWRFDDDAARRAFWQRLYGHPDFAGFAKQIRPLLHAQENQLMVSAPWGPKP, from the coding sequence ATGAGTATTTATGAACGACGCACCTACTCGGTCATCGTCGGCCAGATGCAGGAAGTCATCCGCGTCTATTCCGAAGTCGGCTACCCGATGTTCGAGGCCGGTGGATTCGCGAAGAACCTGGTGGGTTACTTCATCAGTGACACCGGTCCGCTGCATCAACTCATCCACATCTGGCGCTTCGACGACGACGCCGCGCGCCGCGCATTCTGGCAGCGGTTGTATGGCCATCCCGACTTTGCGGGCTTCGCCAAGCAGATCCGCCCGCTGCTGCATGCGCAGGAAAACCAGTTGATGGTGTCGGCGCCGTGGGGGCCGAAACCCTGA
- a CDS encoding OsmC family protein yields the protein MDSESLKALQAPLKDQYRTQPEAALITLCAESNGIDGVACKLSTSKGMVEAGLHPATGGPGTQACSGDMLLEALAACAGVTLQAVATAFGVKLTRSTVRAEGDLDFRGTLGVAKDAPVGFRDIRLTFDIAGDAPQETLKKIVSTSERYCVVLQTIQQRPNISVEARLA from the coding sequence ATGGATTCCGAATCATTGAAAGCGCTGCAGGCGCCGCTGAAGGATCAATACCGCACGCAGCCTGAAGCCGCGCTCATCACGCTGTGCGCCGAGTCCAACGGCATCGATGGCGTGGCCTGCAAACTGTCCACCAGCAAGGGCATGGTGGAAGCCGGCCTGCATCCCGCCACCGGCGGACCGGGCACCCAGGCCTGTTCGGGCGACATGCTGCTCGAAGCGCTGGCCGCCTGTGCCGGCGTGACCCTGCAGGCAGTCGCCACCGCGTTCGGCGTCAAGCTCACCCGCTCGACGGTGCGCGCCGAGGGCGACCTCGATTTTCGCGGCACCCTCGGTGTGGCCAAGGACGCGCCGGTCGGTTTTCGCGACATCCGCCTCACGTTCGACATCGCCGGCGACGCGCCGCAAGAAACCCTGAAGAAAATCGTCAGCACCAGCGAGCGTTACTGCGTGGTGCTGCAGACCATCCAGCAGCGCCCCAACATCTCGGTCGAAGCGCGCCTCGCCTGA
- a CDS encoding SDR family oxidoreductase produces the protein MMLQGKRVVVTGANGALGRAAVALAAEYGAEVVELDLRFDGTPGAHQHALDLTDADATRACLAAIGRIDAVFNIAGGFDMGPMVHETTPEQWQHMMRMNVDTARNVIAAVVPGMLARGRGSIVNVGALSAREGQANMGAYCVAKSTVMRLTESLAKELRAKGINVNAVLPSIIDTPTNRRDMPDADHSRWVAPRDLAAAMCFLGSDAARAIHGALLPVSGLA, from the coding sequence ATCATGTTGCAAGGCAAGCGTGTAGTCGTCACCGGCGCCAACGGCGCGCTCGGACGCGCGGCGGTGGCATTGGCCGCCGAGTACGGCGCCGAGGTCGTCGAGCTCGATCTGCGTTTCGACGGCACGCCCGGCGCGCATCAGCATGCGCTCGACCTCACCGACGCCGACGCCACCCGCGCCTGCCTCGCCGCCATCGGCCGCATCGACGCGGTATTCAACATCGCCGGCGGCTTCGACATGGGCCCCATGGTCCACGAGACCACGCCCGAGCAATGGCAGCACATGATGCGCATGAACGTCGACACCGCGCGCAACGTCATCGCCGCCGTGGTGCCGGGCATGCTGGCGCGCGGCCGCGGCAGCATCGTCAACGTCGGCGCGCTGTCGGCGCGTGAAGGCCAGGCCAACATGGGCGCCTACTGCGTGGCCAAGAGCACCGTCATGCGCCTGACCGAAAGCCTGGCCAAGGAACTGCGCGCCAAGGGCATCAATGTCAACGCGGTGTTGCCGAGCATCATCGACACCCCGACCAACCGCCGCGACATGCCCGATGCCGATCACAGCCGCTGGGTGGCGCCGCGCGATCTTGCCGCCGCCATGTGTTTTCTCGGCTCCGACGCGGCGCGCGCCATCCACGGCGCGCTGTTGCCGGTCAGCGGGCTGGCCTGA
- a CDS encoding thiolase family protein yields the protein MSIRDQACVTGIGETKYTRETTRTQAELTFEAALAAIADAGLEPKDIDGVVPYVMGGVIAEDFITNFGLPDLRYSALTPMGGASSVAALQNAALAVAGGLANHVLITLGRGALSTGRITDRIGQMPQFRVVGEFEMPMGTVAPAQFYAPMARRHMELYGTTSEQLGEIAVTFRKHALLHDNAMMQKPMTLADHQASRMIADPLRLYDCCLESAGAAAVVISRADRARDLRQPPVYIGGVAEGHPDSPSTITQRPDICRIGLAKAAPKAFAMAGVTHQDIDVAEIYDCFTYIVLCQLEDMGFCAKGEGGAFVQGGRIALGGELPVNTHGGLLSQAHIAGMNHIVELTRQLRGQAGARQVANAEVGLVTGYGDLGDGSIAILHR from the coding sequence ATGAGCATCCGCGACCAGGCCTGCGTCACCGGCATCGGTGAAACCAAGTACACCCGCGAAACCACCCGCACCCAGGCCGAGCTGACCTTCGAAGCCGCGCTCGCCGCAATCGCCGATGCCGGCCTCGAACCGAAGGACATCGACGGCGTGGTGCCCTACGTGATGGGCGGCGTGATCGCCGAGGATTTCATCACCAATTTCGGTTTGCCGGACCTGCGCTACTCGGCGCTCACGCCAATGGGCGGCGCGAGCTCGGTGGCGGCCCTGCAGAACGCCGCCCTGGCGGTGGCCGGCGGGCTTGCCAACCACGTCTTGATCACGCTCGGCCGCGGCGCACTGTCGACCGGACGCATCACCGACAGGATCGGCCAGATGCCGCAGTTCCGCGTGGTCGGTGAATTCGAGATGCCGATGGGCACCGTCGCGCCCGCGCAGTTCTATGCGCCGATGGCGCGCCGTCACATGGAACTGTATGGCACCACCAGCGAGCAGCTCGGTGAAATCGCCGTGACCTTCCGCAAGCATGCGCTGCTGCACGACAACGCCATGATGCAAAAGCCCATGACGCTGGCCGATCACCAGGCCTCGCGCATGATTGCCGATCCGCTGCGCCTGTACGACTGTTGCCTGGAAAGCGCGGGCGCGGCGGCGGTGGTCATCAGTCGCGCGGACCGCGCGCGCGATCTGCGCCAGCCGCCGGTCTACATCGGCGGCGTCGCCGAAGGCCATCCCGATTCGCCGAGCACCATCACGCAGCGCCCGGACATCTGTCGCATCGGTCTCGCCAAGGCCGCGCCCAAGGCCTTCGCCATGGCCGGCGTCACGCACCAGGACATCGACGTCGCCGAGATCTACGACTGCTTCACCTACATCGTGCTGTGCCAACTGGAAGACATGGGCTTCTGTGCCAAGGGCGAAGGCGGCGCCTTCGTGCAGGGCGGCCGCATCGCGCTCGGCGGCGAGCTGCCGGTCAATACCCACGGCGGACTGTTGTCGCAGGCGCACATCGCCGGCATGAACCACATCGTCGAACTGACCCGCCAGCTGCGCGGCCAGGCCGGCGCGCGCCAGGTCGCGAACGCCGAGGTCGGGCTCGTGACCGGTTATGGCGATCTCGGCGATGGCTCGATTGCCATCCTTCACCGTTGA
- a CDS encoding Zn-ribbon domain-containing OB-fold protein, which yields MNAPNYDKPLPDITALTRPFWDGLREHRLVLQACARCHTVRHYPRPVCDRCYSMESVWVTGSGRGTLHSWTVNHHPFHFAFKRESPFITSTVDLAEGVRMQAPLRDADASQLELGMPVELVFEDMTPELTLPAFRLA from the coding sequence ATGAATGCACCGAACTACGACAAACCACTGCCCGACATCACCGCCCTGACGCGTCCGTTCTGGGACGGCCTGCGCGAGCATCGGCTGGTGCTGCAGGCCTGCGCGCGCTGCCACACCGTGCGCCACTATCCACGGCCGGTGTGCGACCGCTGTTATTCGATGGAGAGCGTGTGGGTGACGGGCAGCGGCCGTGGCACCCTGCACAGCTGGACGGTCAACCACCATCCGTTTCATTTCGCCTTCAAGCGCGAGAGCCCGTTCATCACCTCGACGGTGGATCTCGCCGAAGGCGTGCGCATGCAGGCGCCGCTGCGCGACGCCGATGCGAGCCAACTCGAGTTGGGCATGCCTGTCGAATTGGTATTCGAGGACATGACGCCGGAGCTGACCTTGCCGGCGTTTCGTCTTGCTTGA
- a CDS encoding MaoC family dehydratase N-terminal domain-containing protein, with translation MDTLLTDDIRAWIGRSDAPQTIEVTRRDIIKYALASEQSLPRYLNGDEAPPMFLFGADRPLTALAELGPDGLRQDNLLPPLPLKRVMAGGVKQRYQRAIVPGDVLHITRTVSDIFEKQGGSGPLIFVVYDIEVRDAAGALVMQETQTRIIR, from the coding sequence ATGGATACGCTGCTCACCGATGACATCCGCGCCTGGATCGGGCGCAGCGACGCACCGCAGACCATCGAGGTCACGCGGCGTGACATCATCAAGTACGCGCTCGCCAGCGAGCAGTCGCTGCCGCGTTACCTGAATGGCGACGAAGCGCCGCCGATGTTCCTGTTCGGCGCCGACAGGCCGCTCACCGCGCTGGCCGAGCTCGGGCCCGATGGTTTGCGCCAGGACAACCTGCTGCCGCCCCTGCCGCTCAAGCGCGTGATGGCGGGCGGTGTGAAACAGCGCTATCAGCGCGCCATCGTGCCGGGCGACGTGCTGCACATCACGCGCACGGTCAGCGATATTTTCGAAAAGCAGGGCGGCAGCGGGCCCTTGATCTTCGTCGTCTACGACATCGAGGTGCGAGACGCCGCCGGCGCGCTCGTCATGCAGGAAACCCAGACACGCATCATTCGTTGA
- a CDS encoding universal stress protein, producing MCYKDIVVQIADGPDCATRLALALKLATLHGAHLTGLYVEPPLPMSAFPEIPVPVEIIDAQEAAAAQRLAALEQQFAQAARQAGVSAEWRVSHADAVTALNVNARYADLLVTGHSEDSNVSWFDIAATKHIALESGRPVLVVPCHAAVATFGERVLVAWNGSREAVRAVHDALPLLKRAAFVQVVVINPSVGYGDHGAEPGADICRHLARHGIQAEAYVGHADSQAIGAALHQQATAIGADLVVMGAYGHSRFRELVLGGVTRHLLQHLPVPMLMAH from the coding sequence ATGTGCTACAAGGATATCGTCGTCCAGATTGCCGATGGCCCTGACTGCGCAACGCGTCTCGCGCTGGCCTTGAAGCTCGCCACGCTGCACGGCGCCCATCTCACCGGGCTGTACGTGGAGCCGCCCTTGCCGATGTCGGCCTTTCCCGAGATCCCGGTGCCGGTGGAGATCATCGACGCGCAGGAAGCAGCCGCCGCGCAACGCCTTGCGGCACTCGAGCAGCAGTTCGCGCAGGCCGCCCGCCAGGCCGGCGTCAGCGCCGAATGGCGCGTGTCCCATGCCGACGCGGTGACCGCGCTCAACGTCAATGCACGCTACGCGGACCTGTTGGTGACCGGTCACAGCGAAGACAGCAACGTGAGCTGGTTCGACATCGCCGCCACCAAGCACATCGCGCTGGAGTCCGGTCGACCGGTGCTGGTGGTGCCCTGCCATGCGGCGGTCGCGACTTTCGGTGAGCGCGTGCTGGTGGCCTGGAACGGCAGTCGCGAAGCGGTGCGCGCGGTGCACGATGCCCTGCCGCTGCTCAAGCGCGCGGCCTTCGTGCAGGTGGTGGTGATCAACCCCAGCGTCGGCTACGGCGATCACGGCGCCGAGCCGGGCGCCGACATCTGCCGACACCTTGCCCGCCACGGCATCCAGGCCGAAGCCTATGTCGGTCACGCCGACAGCCAGGCCATCGGTGCGGCCCTGCATCAGCAGGCCACCGCCATCGGCGCTGATCTCGTGGTGATGGGTGCCTACGGCCATTCGCGTTTTCGCGAACTGGTGCTGGGTGGCGTGACGCGACACCTGCTGCAACACCTGCCGGTGCCCATGCTGATGGCGCACTGA